The region CGGTTTGATGGTTTGCGATGAAAACGGCATGCGTCCATCGTTTTCCAAAGCTTGGAATCGAACCTTCTTGCGCTTGTGGTGGCCGATTATGTTTCCCGGCAAACTCAGCTACTCAGGACTGATTGATGACTGGGTGGAGGAACACAGCAAAACAGTGCTTGTTCTGAAACCGCAAAATCTGAAAGCGGAGCTTATCAAAGCCAAGGATCAGGTACAGAAATCAACCGACAAAGTGACTGTGATTGCTCGCAGCGCAGTCATCGGCGCAGGAGCACGGCAGCTTATGGGGCAACGACTGCAAGGAGCTGCGCTGTCTGCGCAAGCGGTCAAGAAAATGCTGAAACCAGACTGGCAGGCTATTGTTCTGCGCGCTGAATCATATTTCGTGATCATGCTCGGGCTGCTCTTCCTGGGGCGCTGCAATGCTGCCTTCTGGACGCAGGTTTACTATCACGGTTTCCCGATTACCAGCCACGCAGTCGGCAGCTCGCTTTACTCCTTCTTGAACGAACATCCTCAGACGGCGCAGTTCATCCCCATGGGCATAGCGGCGTTCTATCTCTCCCTCCTGATACTGGCACGCCGATCGATTCCGCAAATACTGGAAATGACATCGAAAGGCTTTACCCTCAAATCCTCTTCTTTCAAAAAGCGAGGGCTGCAAAAGTGGGAAGATGTCTCGTCGATACATCTAGAGCAGGGCACAGGCAAAGATCCGGAAGAAAAATGGATGGTTTTTGTAATGAACAATGCCGCGCCTATCAAAGTGCGGCTCGACATTATTCGTTCGATCAGCTCTAAAGAGGAAATTCTCAGAGCGCTGGAAAGATGGGCTCCCCATGCGGCAAAAGATTCCGAACTGCTGAGCAGCTTACAGCCGCCGAGCGACTACAGTTATACCGACATTTGGCTGGAAGCACTGACCGGGCCACCCAAACGGGACAAACTGAAACCGCTTGTAAGCGGTGCCGTCCTGAAAGACAATCAATACAAAGTTACCGACGTCATCGCCGTTGGCGGTCAGGGGTCAGTTTATCTGGCAAATGATTGCGTTTCAAATGAGGATGTCGTCTTAAAAGAGTTTGTTCTGCCGGTCTACGTAGACCTGACGGTGAGAAGAAAAGCAATTGAACGCTTCGAAAAAGAGTCCAGGCTGCTCAAACAACTCGAACATCCCCGAATCGTTAAACTGCTCGACTACTTCGTTGAAGACTATCGAGCCTACATGGTGCTGGAACATTTGAACGGCAAAAATTTGCACCAGATTGTCAAAGAATCAGGCAAAGTGAACGAAAAAGAAGCACTCTCACTGGCACTGCAAATGTGCGAGATTCTCAAGTATCTGCACAGTCAGGAACCACCAGTGGTGCACAGAGATTTCACGCCGGAGAATCTCATACTGGGAACCGACGGAACACTAAGATTGATCGATTTTAACGTTGCCCAGACTCTCGATCAGGCGGCCACCACAACAGGAACAGTGGTGGGCAAACCATCGTATCTGGCGCCCGAGCAATTTCGAGGCGAGCCGATGCCGTCAAGTGATATTTATTCGATGGGTGCAACCCTGGCTTATATTCTCACAGGGGAAGACCCGACCCCAATTTCACAATCACACCCGGCTCAGGTCAACCCAGCCGTCAGCGCTGGGCTGGATCAGGTTGTAGCAACCTGTACAAACTACGACAGCGGTTTGCGATATCAATCTATTGAAGATATCGAAAATGCGTTGCGGTCCTGCTAAAATCAAAACTTATCGGGGCGTAGCGCAGCTTGGTAGCGTGTCCGTTTCGGGTGCGGAAGGCCGGAGGTTCAAATCCTCTCGCCCCGAGAATTTTTATAAATGAGTAGGATATGCGCTATCCTGCGGGTTCGAGAGCGACCAGATGCTGGCTTATCTGCACGGAACAATCGCGCTGAAAGAGATGACAACAGGTCAGGCAGACCGGTTGGTGCTGGATGTAAGTGGGGTCGGGTTCGAACTGACCGTATCGCGGCGCACGCTGATGATGCTTGGTTTGCCGGGCGATGAAGCAACTGTGCACACAGCTTTGACGATTCGCGAGACAGAGTGGAACCTGTTTGGCTTCGCAACTCAAGACGAACGCGCTATCTTTGGGCTGCTGCAGTCAGTCAGCGGCATCGGACCCAAACTGGCTCTGGCACTGGTGGGCACACTTGGTCCACAACAGCTGGCAGAAGCAATTCTTGCAGGCGACCAGAAAATGATCAGCCAGGCTCCGGGAGTGGGTGCCAAAGTAGCCCAGCGTATTATTCTGGAGTTGAAAGCTAAAATCGAAGACTGGACCAGACAACGCGGATTGTCTACAGACATGCCGGATGGTTGGAGTTCAATAGCGGAAGAAGTGCGCAATATATTGGAAGGACTGGGTTACACCGGCACCGAAATCAATATGGCTCTGAAGAAAGCTCGTGAAGAAAAACTAGACGAAGATGTCGAGTCGTTGGTTCGTTTCAGCTTGAAAGTGCTGGGTGCAGCATCCATCTCCTAGGCGAATGCGCTCAGCAGAGGCTCTCTAGTGAACAATTCTGTGCCTGCCACTGTCAAACCAAACAAGAAAAACATGCTCGCGTTTCGCGGTGCAATGCTTGGATTCGTCGTTGGCACCGGCATCTCGATTGTACCCGTCTGCGGCATCCGCCGCACCATGGCTCTGATCGCGAGCGAGCCGGCCCAGGCGATTTTTTTTGTTGAATGGATTCTTGCCTGCGCCATTACAGGCGGTGCACTGCTACCCAAATTCATCCAGGCGCATGAGCCGGCAGTCAAAGAAACTCAGCCTGTAAATCTTGCCCAGGCACTGTTCAAGAGACTGCTGATGCCACTGGGCTCCCTTATTTTCTTGCTTCTGTATTTTGCAGCAAGCGCTCTCTGTCAGCGGCTGAACATGGGCGTCGTTCACGGCGGCACTCTCACCACGCAGATATTACAGTACACAGGTCTGGCGCTCACCACCTTCGGTCTTGCTACACATAGCTATGCGCTGTTAGCACCGGCACGTTCAATAGTTGTCTCCGAAAATGAAACAACTTGCAGTCAAACCGCTGTTTTAAGCCTCAGACATCCATGCTTTTTCGCAGCCCTGGTGACGCTCACAGGACTGCCTCTGGTGATGGGCACATGGTATCCACTCTTTGCTATTCCAGGAATCTTTATTGTGTTCAAGTGGATTGCAACCGAACAAGAAAGGAACTTGCGTGAGAGATTGGGAGCGAATTATGAAGAGTTCCAGGCAAAAACCAAAATGTTACTGCCATACTTATATTGAAGAACGGTTTCGCCTGACGACCAACTGAAGCCGTAAAGAACAGTGAAAGCAATGCCAGACTCACCACAACACGTTCCCAACCAGATTCTACTGATGATCAAGTCCGCCACAAGCGACCAGGAGGCCGCAGCGGCTATTGCAAAATGCGGCGGTGTAATTATCAAACAAAACTCGAACGGAAGACTGAGAAG is a window of Candidatus Melainabacteria bacterium DNA encoding:
- a CDS encoding serine/threonine protein kinase → MTEKQTKLQDTTPDVVLKASAEETEAKPGTARAALTVSASKHSPDSLYDEDPSNMVRQARKVRPSPALVSLAEIFDVGVIGAFGATVAALSVAIIAALLPGTDKSFAAIAGCAFASGLAGFSIFMISALIPIFYPLAALALQIASGTFVGTIVLDAICAWLGADPASVPLVSTLGSTWLTIVFSLLPIFACPLYFAISLSSKWQTSLGWSIVGLMVCDENGMRPSFSKAWNRTFLRLWWPIMFPGKLSYSGLIDDWVEEHSKTVLVLKPQNLKAELIKAKDQVQKSTDKVTVIARSAVIGAGARQLMGQRLQGAALSAQAVKKMLKPDWQAIVLRAESYFVIMLGLLFLGRCNAAFWTQVYYHGFPITSHAVGSSLYSFLNEHPQTAQFIPMGIAAFYLSLLILARRSIPQILEMTSKGFTLKSSSFKKRGLQKWEDVSSIHLEQGTGKDPEEKWMVFVMNNAAPIKVRLDIIRSISSKEEILRALERWAPHAAKDSELLSSLQPPSDYSYTDIWLEALTGPPKRDKLKPLVSGAVLKDNQYKVTDVIAVGGQGSVYLANDCVSNEDVVLKEFVLPVYVDLTVRRKAIERFEKESRLLKQLEHPRIVKLLDYFVEDYRAYMVLEHLNGKNLHQIVKESGKVNEKEALSLALQMCEILKYLHSQEPPVVHRDFTPENLILGTDGTLRLIDFNVAQTLDQAATTTGTVVGKPSYLAPEQFRGEPMPSSDIYSMGATLAYILTGEDPTPISQSHPAQVNPAVSAGLDQVVATCTNYDSGLRYQSIEDIENALRSC
- the ruvA gene encoding Holliday junction branch migration protein RuvA, which codes for MLAYLHGTIALKEMTTGQADRLVLDVSGVGFELTVSRRTLMMLGLPGDEATVHTALTIRETEWNLFGFATQDERAIFGLLQSVSGIGPKLALALVGTLGPQQLAEAILAGDQKMISQAPGVGAKVAQRIILELKAKIEDWTRQRGLSTDMPDGWSSIAEEVRNILEGLGYTGTEINMALKKAREEKLDEDVESLVRFSLKVLGAASIS